A single genomic interval of Patescibacteria group bacterium harbors:
- a CDS encoding SDR family oxidoreductase, with translation MKNVIVISGGSDGLGKAIARKLTGDASMVVIMSPHKEKLRTTAQELGCAYEIGDVTAYPSVQRAVRNILKKYKRIDYLINCAGVWAQGNLEDHSLRDIKKTIEVNTLGTIYLTKAVIPFMKKRRSGTIVNIISQAGLYAKPNMSVYFASKWAITGFTKSIQAELAEHNIRVTGVYPGKLNTRLFQKAGIEKNMRNAIDPEEVAKAVQFILQFDDTIVVPEFGIKHIHN, from the coding sequence ATGAAAAACGTCATCGTGATATCCGGCGGGAGTGATGGTCTGGGTAAAGCAATCGCGCGCAAATTGACGGGGGACGCCTCCATGGTAGTCATCATGTCACCCCATAAAGAAAAACTCCGCACAACTGCGCAAGAATTGGGATGTGCCTATGAAATAGGCGATGTCACTGCGTATCCCAGCGTACAACGCGCCGTACGCAACATTCTAAAAAAATATAAACGCATAGACTACCTGATCAATTGCGCAGGTGTTTGGGCGCAAGGCAATTTGGAAGACCACAGCCTTCGGGATATCAAAAAAACGATAGAAGTAAATACTTTGGGCACGATATATTTGACCAAAGCGGTTATCCCCTTTATGAAAAAACGAAGGAGCGGAACCATAGTAAACATTATTTCTCAAGCCGGTTTGTACGCGAAACCCAATATGTCCGTGTACTTTGCTTCCAAATGGGCGATCACTGGTTTCACGAAGTCAATCCAGGCAGAACTTGCAGAACACAATATTCGCGTAACCGGAGTCTATCCCGGCAAGCTGAACACGCGCCTCTTCCAGAAAGCGGGTATTGAAAAAAATATGCGCAACGCCATCGATCCGGAGGAGGTAGCAAAAGCGGTTCAATTCATTCTGCAATTCGACGATACGATAGTGGTGCCAGAATTTGGTATCAAACATATTCACAATTGA
- a CDS encoding alcohol dehydrogenase catalytic domain-containing protein produces the protein MQDQAIREAPAWHEGLIIAASGEVVCARVPTAKPQEGELLVSILRAGVCGTDVQILKGERHDRTKILGHEGLGVVIGAGSKADESWMGKYVVFNPVDPCDQERILGHSYDGIFQQYFLVSRDARRRGLLVPYDVELPYIYGPLVEPLATVVYAHSLVERKVKPKAVAVVGAGPIGIIHALVSKICDDACIFLINRSPARLHWAIEHRIITHGEAIQDIGHLAEEMLRRTGGMGVDAVYLCTPHITALAALEESLCYVRDGGCINLFGGFSDDDAAPSLPGIELNKIRRANVCGLPPEGHYQSARVGKKTIWITGNRGSSALHMIRAMELLKVNQHLFSRVITHMVSFREAPSFLNTLRQTSSSRVGGKLYMKAVIDFTTT, from the coding sequence ATGCAAGATCAAGCGATACGTGAGGCACCCGCGTGGCATGAGGGGCTTATCATCGCCGCAAGCGGAGAAGTGGTATGTGCACGAGTCCCTACGGCAAAGCCGCAAGAGGGAGAGCTATTAGTTTCAATTCTGCGCGCGGGAGTGTGTGGAACTGACGTGCAGATTCTCAAGGGCGAGCGGCACGATCGTACCAAAATCTTGGGGCATGAGGGATTGGGTGTGGTGATAGGTGCAGGATCCAAAGCAGATGAATCGTGGATGGGGAAATATGTGGTGTTCAATCCCGTTGATCCATGCGATCAAGAGCGGATTCTTGGGCACAGCTACGACGGAATTTTTCAACAGTACTTTCTTGTTTCTCGTGACGCGCGGCGACGGGGGCTGCTCGTTCCCTATGATGTAGAATTACCGTATATATACGGTCCCTTGGTCGAGCCGCTTGCTACCGTAGTGTATGCACATTCCCTCGTGGAGAGGAAAGTCAAGCCGAAAGCGGTCGCGGTGGTAGGAGCAGGTCCTATAGGTATCATCCATGCGCTCGTTAGTAAGATATGCGACGATGCTTGTATATTCCTTATTAATAGGTCACCCGCACGCCTCCATTGGGCCATCGAGCATAGGATCATAACTCATGGAGAGGCAATTCAAGACATCGGTCATCTCGCTGAAGAAATGTTGCGTCGCACAGGCGGAATGGGGGTAGATGCGGTGTATTTGTGCACGCCGCACATCACCGCCCTCGCCGCGCTGGAGGAGAGTTTGTGCTATGTGCGCGATGGAGGGTGCATTAATTTGTTCGGCGGTTTTTCCGATGATGATGCCGCCCCGAGCCTTCCGGGAATTGAGCTCAATAAAATCAGAAGGGCCAACGTCTGCGGATTACCGCCAGAGGGGCATTACCAATCGGCTCGTGTTGGGAAAAAAACGATTTGGATTACCGGCAACCGCGGCTCATCCGCGTTGCATATGATTCGTGCAATGGAGTTGCTGAAGGTTAATCAACATTTATTCTCACGCGTTATCACGCATATGGTCTCGTTCCGAGAAGCGCCATCCTTCTTGAATACACTACGTCAAACTTCAAGCAGCAGGGTAGGCGGCAAACTTTACATGAAAGCGGTGATTGATTTCACGACGACATAG
- a CDS encoding NUDIX hydrolase, with product MIKKWDVIKSVSSYKDRWLTVRSDTCRMQDGKIIAPYHVLEYSDWVNVVPVTADHRVILVRQYRHGAGIVSLELPSGGMDGSDLSLESGARRELVEETGYDGGSFYHVGSSYANPANQTNLVHSFLAVGVEKTHEQTLDGSEEIEIVSLPFRDVMTGQHGNKEGCTIVQSLHLATLHLVCNYLLNSTDQRLQPLRGALLESVTIGASV from the coding sequence ATGATCAAAAAATGGGATGTCATCAAAAGCGTCTCCTCCTATAAAGATAGATGGCTCACGGTGCGAAGCGATACGTGCAGGATGCAGGATGGGAAGATTATTGCACCCTACCACGTGCTTGAATATTCCGATTGGGTAAATGTCGTACCGGTGACCGCTGACCACCGCGTTATTCTCGTGCGCCAATACCGTCACGGCGCCGGCATCGTCAGCCTTGAGCTTCCCTCAGGCGGCATGGATGGATCAGACCTTTCCCTCGAGTCTGGCGCGCGGCGGGAACTTGTGGAGGAGACTGGATATGACGGAGGAAGTTTCTACCACGTAGGCTCCTCCTATGCAAATCCCGCCAACCAGACGAACCTTGTGCATTCGTTCCTCGCGGTGGGCGTGGAGAAAACACATGAGCAGACACTTGACGGAAGCGAAGAGATAGAGATTGTGTCTCTTCCGTTTCGTGACGTTATGACGGGACAACACGGGAACAAAGAGGGTTGCACGATCGTACAGTCGCTCCACCTCGCCACGCTTCATCTTGTGTGCAATTATCTCCTCAACAGTACTGACCAGAGGTTGCAGCCATTGCGTGGTGCACTTCTTGAATCAGTGACCATCGGTGCCTCGGTTTAA
- a CDS encoding alcohol dehydrogenase catalytic domain-containing protein, translating to MLDELPKIYQVVELSSGKAVLKTRKVPTHIRENPRIIVVRPHMVGICRSDVKELLNVRTVRHDFGHEIAGTVAWAGNATGFHRNERVIYDPHVPLKRTSGFGTLILAEGHKDELKTAFLRADPIIPSERLVFCEPLACAHHCVVNLMRAVRRDNLSRMRIAIIGAGNAGALIGLTIKYYGGTPTLFNRTHDRLTFLAHRGLYARTELKTLRSNANGEFDAVIPATTFLYTPVVAASMRLVKPGGTVLLFGGTKKGDMIPDTAIDIDGIRRGELEKTIQWRDKKIKVAGTHGANTPDLLRSMQFLRDRADLFALEKMITATISLSDLPETLTRYAREGFMGKTVVTMH from the coding sequence ATGTTGGATGAACTTCCAAAAATATATCAAGTGGTCGAGCTTTCCTCAGGGAAAGCAGTGTTAAAAACAAGGAAAGTGCCGACACACATTCGAGAGAATCCTCGCATCATTGTGGTGCGGCCCCATATGGTGGGTATTTGTCGTTCCGACGTGAAGGAACTGCTGAATGTGCGCACCGTTCGCCATGACTTCGGCCACGAAATAGCGGGCACGGTGGCGTGGGCAGGCAATGCAACGGGCTTTCATCGTAATGAACGCGTAATCTACGATCCGCACGTTCCGCTCAAAAGAACTTCAGGATTTGGGACATTGATACTTGCGGAAGGACACAAAGATGAACTAAAAACCGCATTTCTGCGCGCCGATCCAATTATCCCTTCGGAACGACTCGTGTTCTGCGAGCCGCTCGCATGCGCCCACCACTGCGTGGTGAACTTAATGCGCGCGGTGCGACGTGACAACCTATCACGCATGCGCATCGCCATTATCGGCGCGGGAAACGCAGGCGCGCTTATCGGTTTGACGATCAAGTATTACGGTGGTACGCCAACGCTTTTCAACAGAACCCATGATAGGTTAACATTCCTCGCTCATCGGGGCCTTTACGCACGCACGGAACTGAAAACATTGAGAAGCAACGCCAACGGCGAATTCGATGCGGTCATCCCCGCCACGACATTTCTTTATACCCCTGTCGTAGCCGCCAGCATGCGGCTGGTGAAACCAGGGGGTACGGTACTCCTCTTCGGTGGTACCAAAAAAGGAGACATGATACCGGACACGGCAATCGACATCGACGGTATACGGCGTGGAGAGCTCGAAAAAACAATTCAATGGCGCGATAAAAAAATAAAAGTCGCCGGTACGCATGGCGCAAACACTCCGGACTTATTACGATCTATGCAATTTCTGCGTGACCGAGCGGATCTCTTCGCATTGGAGAAAATGATCACCGCCACCATTTCCCTCTCCGACCTTCCGGAAACCCTCACGCGGTATGCCCGCGAGGGATTTATGGGGAAAACGGTGGTCACGATGCATTAA
- a CDS encoding phosphotransferase, giving the protein MESKHCHIVDVTLRDGALGLGFPFSLEQVKNYLNILNRASVRYAEVGFIKGPGGWKGSKIASPNFHMDADSINDLSRACPDLSLWRMLDSNNPRIIPGDLVPYPNAGLVRIAVKHATLQSTEIELVRICRERHVPYSLNLKYSGLYHLTRIVDAARTAEEHGASVFYVVDTAGTMRPDEVQRVITEIKNGTAHLHIGFHGHDNLGLAIANTLAARDAGCDFIDASLGGVGAGGGNAVLEALLLLCGISSWKHFEALQESYEVLGRAIGAARGQAAFWGLIGCDTSTRERIRLEATHKKVSLFETAWQWRHGSIVHQGEFTTIEKYHDGSASAFARKWAYSHGVPELLKEIRFLTAHVPVQAQKYFPKVLLSANNEEQEWAYYDMPWYEGQTIRHFTTSSRVRKELCLTGIQKSIEALTDTLHRQRGNASPKDFARQMYHERIIKRFRARYTSVTPFSLSSHRWQSTQSLSADDLRRLFHTFANAERIVIAGRSYESPLAIIEKIWRTPAGETLLTPPQESIVLIHGDAHFGNIILRKDGTILFVDPNGFLEGGDAAYDIGKLLLSVGWHDVIIDNVMEPIYVKIQNSEVHIEGVRQFDSPSARSWTDELRDRVWRDLEERTSDRLRYDKYFLTRSLIVSILHLAALSPTMLLRKPDKVIAFLTEATLGLRACLDFLNKARLTEHSELFHDLFYASVLRHE; this is encoded by the coding sequence ATGGAATCAAAACATTGTCACATCGTTGATGTCACATTAAGGGATGGTGCGTTAGGGCTCGGTTTCCCGTTTTCGCTTGAGCAGGTCAAGAATTATCTAAATATCCTGAATCGTGCGAGCGTGCGGTATGCGGAGGTTGGCTTCATAAAAGGTCCGGGAGGATGGAAGGGTAGCAAAATCGCGAGTCCTAACTTTCACATGGACGCTGACTCAATCAATGATCTTTCACGTGCATGTCCTGATTTGTCGTTGTGGAGAATGCTTGATTCCAATAATCCACGTATTATCCCTGGAGACCTCGTTCCGTACCCCAACGCGGGACTTGTGCGGATCGCCGTCAAACATGCGACGCTCCAATCTACAGAAATTGAGCTTGTGCGTATATGTCGTGAGCGGCATGTACCCTACTCGCTTAACTTAAAATATTCCGGCCTCTACCATCTTACAAGAATTGTTGACGCCGCCCGTACTGCGGAAGAACATGGCGCTTCAGTATTTTATGTAGTGGATACCGCAGGCACTATGCGCCCGGACGAAGTCCAACGCGTCATAACAGAAATTAAAAATGGGACTGCGCATTTACACATCGGTTTCCACGGTCATGATAATCTTGGCTTGGCGATCGCCAATACGCTTGCGGCACGGGATGCGGGTTGTGATTTTATTGACGCGTCCCTAGGCGGTGTCGGTGCGGGGGGAGGTAATGCCGTGCTGGAGGCGCTCCTGCTGCTCTGCGGCATTTCATCATGGAAACACTTTGAAGCCCTACAAGAAAGCTACGAGGTGCTCGGACGCGCGATAGGTGCGGCGAGAGGACAAGCTGCGTTTTGGGGATTGATCGGGTGTGACACGTCCACACGGGAACGGATACGGTTGGAGGCGACGCATAAGAAGGTATCGCTCTTTGAGACGGCCTGGCAGTGGCGTCATGGATCAATCGTGCATCAAGGCGAGTTTACCACCATAGAAAAATATCACGATGGCAGCGCATCAGCATTCGCACGAAAGTGGGCGTATTCCCACGGCGTGCCGGAACTCCTCAAAGAAATACGCTTCCTCACCGCTCACGTGCCTGTGCAGGCCCAGAAGTACTTCCCCAAAGTACTCCTTAGCGCTAACAATGAAGAGCAAGAATGGGCGTATTACGATATGCCTTGGTACGAAGGACAAACAATTCGCCACTTCACCACATCTTCTCGCGTACGCAAAGAACTCTGTCTTACGGGCATACAAAAAAGCATTGAAGCATTAACGGATACTCTCCATCGGCAACGTGGAAACGCATCTCCAAAAGATTTCGCGCGACAAATGTACCATGAAAGGATCATCAAACGTTTCCGCGCCAGATACACCTCCGTTACCCCATTTTCATTGAGTTCCCACCGATGGCAATCGACTCAATCGCTCTCTGCCGATGATCTCCGACGATTATTTCACACGTTCGCCAATGCGGAGCGCATTGTCATCGCGGGAAGATCGTACGAGTCGCCTCTCGCTATTATTGAAAAAATATGGCGAACTCCTGCGGGAGAAACACTGTTAACCCCACCACAAGAATCAATCGTACTCATACACGGTGACGCGCACTTCGGCAACATTATCCTCCGTAAGGACGGCACTATATTGTTCGTGGACCCGAATGGATTCCTGGAAGGAGGAGATGCGGCATACGATATCGGTAAATTGCTATTATCTGTCGGCTGGCATGACGTAATAATAGATAACGTAATGGAGCCGATCTATGTGAAGATCCAAAATAGTGAAGTGCACATCGAGGGAGTGCGTCAATTCGATTCACCTTCCGCACGGTCATGGACAGATGAACTGCGCGACCGCGTGTGGCGTGATCTTGAAGAACGCACAAGCGATCGGCTGCGTTACGATAAATATTTTCTCACCAGATCGCTCATCGTATCCATCCTACATCTTGCAGCGCTCTCACCTACCATGTTATTACGCAAGCCTGACAAGGTAATTGCATTCCTTACGGAAGCGACCTTGGGGCTGCGCGCATGCCTTGATTTTCTAAACAAAGCGCGGCTGACGGAACATTCTGAATTATTTCATGATCTCTTTTACGCATCGGTGCTGCGTCATGAGTAG
- a CDS encoding thiamine pyrophosphate-dependent enzyme: MIDERLAKWLTTVIPKSKRPLILIGRGMAMLSNLRSAMREFMKEHPHIPCVISLQGLRFPSEGLKGIVGILGEGHANRLVYECDHLIILDERLGIECTGAVHEFLANKRISSIEVSSEPQNAFTPHFSFRISEQAFIQFLHELSIELHATDDNAWAQNLSALQTPMSFPETCLRELFARCDIGEYAICLDSGQNFFWAARSLGGTKKVLPIYSYHQATMGFALPAAVGASCAKEGEVLAVCGDGGFLMHCAELETIVHYNLPVKVVVLDNQGLGMVRQTQFAKHMNPLSVDFRVERFECFAQAFGLPFFEIRDERNARYTIERFLDSPGAALLQIHIDPALQLGSRGNTFSPLPL, from the coding sequence ACCCAAGTCAAAAAGGCCGCTGATCCTTATAGGAAGAGGGATGGCAATGCTCTCCAATCTTCGATCTGCGATGCGCGAATTCATGAAGGAGCATCCCCATATACCATGCGTGATTTCGTTGCAAGGGCTTCGTTTCCCTTCAGAAGGCCTGAAAGGAATAGTGGGTATTTTGGGCGAAGGGCACGCAAATCGCTTGGTTTATGAATGCGATCACCTGATTATTCTAGACGAGCGGCTTGGCATTGAATGTACCGGTGCCGTTCATGAATTCCTTGCGAACAAACGCATTTCCTCTATTGAGGTATCGAGCGAACCGCAAAATGCATTTACTCCACATTTTTCATTCCGCATTTCAGAACAGGCGTTCATTCAGTTTTTGCACGAATTAAGCATTGAACTGCATGCAACGGATGATAACGCATGGGCACAGAACCTTTCCGCGCTCCAAACGCCGATGAGTTTCCCTGAAACTTGCTTGAGGGAACTGTTCGCAAGATGTGATATCGGTGAATACGCTATCTGTCTCGACTCCGGTCAAAATTTCTTCTGGGCCGCGCGTTCCTTGGGCGGCACCAAGAAGGTACTGCCAATCTACAGCTATCATCAGGCGACTATGGGATTTGCTCTTCCCGCAGCGGTGGGGGCAAGCTGTGCGAAGGAAGGTGAGGTACTCGCCGTATGCGGCGATGGAGGATTCTTGATGCACTGCGCCGAACTAGAAACAATCGTACACTATAATCTGCCGGTAAAAGTCGTGGTTCTTGACAACCAAGGGCTCGGTATGGTGAGGCAGACGCAATTCGCGAAACACATGAATCCGTTAAGTGTGGATTTTCGCGTAGAACGGTTTGAATGTTTCGCGCAAGCATTTGGTCTCCCCTTTTTCGAAATTCGAGACGAGAGGAACGCACGATACACCATTGAACGTTTCCTAGACTCACCGGGAGCCGCGTTACTGCAGATTCACATTGATCCTGCGCTTCAGTTAGGATCTCGGGGTAATACTTTCTCGCCTTTACCGCTTTAG